The following coding sequences are from one Triticum aestivum cultivar Chinese Spring chromosome 5A, IWGSC CS RefSeq v2.1, whole genome shotgun sequence window:
- the LOC123107316 gene encoding short-chain dehydrogenase TIC 32 B, chloroplastic-like isoform X3 → MEFHAYAVKCACRICYSYHITSFFLVLGAEKHQMGLLSLITGRPGASGFGSASTAEQVTDGVDASNLTVVITGGPSGIGLETSRVLALRGAHVIIAARNTEAASEAKKSITEANPAARVDVLKLDLSSLKSVRAFAEQFNSMNLPLNILINNAGVMFCPFQLSEDGVEMQFATNHLGHFLLTNLLLDNMKATAESTGIEGRIVNLSSIAHEHTYPKGIQFDTLNDKKTFDRRSAYGQSKLANILHAKELSRRLKEEGANITVNSLHPGVIMTNLMRHSYAVMKAIQVATCLIWKNVPQGAATTCYVGLSHQLKGITGKYFADCNEEKTSKLGESDVLAKQLWEFSEELVKSASQI, encoded by the exons ATGGA GTTCCACGCTTACGCTGTTAAATGTGCATGCCGCATATGTTACTCCTACCACATCACGAGCTTTTTTTTAGTGTTGGGAGCTGAGAAACATCAGATGGGTCTCCTGTCGCTCATCACCGGCAGGCCGGGCGCCAGCGGGTTCGGGTCGGCGTCCACGGCGGAGCAGGTCACCGACGGCGTCGACGCCTCGAACCTCACCGTCGTCATCACAG GAGGACCTAGCGGCATCGGCCTGGAGACGTCGAGGGTCTTGGCCCTGAGAGGAGCCCATGTCATCATCGCGGCGAGGAACACGGAGGCCGCGTCGGAGGCGAAGAAGAGCATAACGGAGGCGAACCCAGCCGCCCGGGTCGACGTTCTGAAGCTCGACCTCAGCTCCCTCAAGTCCGTCAGGGCCTTCGCCGAGCAGTTCAACTCCATGAACCTCCCTCTCAACATCTTGAT AAACAATGCAGGTGTGATGTTCTGTCCCTTCCAGCTCTCCGAAGATGGGGTCGAGATGCAGTTCGCAACCAATCATCTTG GTCACTTTCTGCTGACCAACCTGCTGCTTGATAACATGAAAGCCACTGCTGAGTCTACGGGCATCGAGGGCCGCATCGTGAATCTGTCATCGATCGCCCACGAACATACTTATCCGAAGGGGATTCAATTCGATACACTCAATGACAAGAAAAC ATTCGACAGAAGGTCGGCCTATGGACAATCCAAGCTTGCGAACATACTACACGCTAAAGAGCTCTCTAGACGGCTCAAG GAGGAAGGAGCTAACATCACGGTTAATTCCCTTCATCCTGGAGTAATCATGACCAATTTGATGAGGCACTCCTATGCTGTCATGA AGGCAATTCAAGTTGCCACCTGCTTGATCTGGAAGAATGTACCCCAG GGAGCAGCAACTACCTGCTATGTAGGGCTCAGCCATCAGCTGAAGGGAATCACAGGCAAATACTTTGCTGACTGCAACGAGGAGAAGACGAGCAAATTGGGAGAGAGCGACGTCTTGGCGAAGCAACTCTGGGAGTTCAGCGAAGAGCTGGTCAAGTCTGCGAGTCAGATCTAA
- the LOC123107316 gene encoding short-chain dehydrogenase TIC 32 B, chloroplastic-like isoform X2: MGLLSLITGRPGASGFGSASTAEQVTDGVDASNLTVVITGGPSGIGLETSRVLALRGAHVIIAARNTEAASEAKKSITEANPAARVDVLKLDLSSLKSVRAFAEQFNSMNLPLNILINNAGVMFCPFQLSEDGVEMQFATNHLGHFLLTNLLLDNMKATAESTGIEGRIVNLSSIAHEHTYPKGIQFDTLNDKKTFDRRSAYGQSKLANILHAKELSRRLKEEGANITVNSLHPGVIMTNLMRHSYAVMIATCLIWKNVPQGAATTCYVGLSHQLKGITGKYFADCNEEKTSKLGESDVLAKQLWEFSEELVKSASQI; encoded by the exons ATGGGTCTCCTGTCGCTCATCACCGGCAGGCCGGGCGCCAGCGGGTTCGGGTCGGCGTCCACGGCGGAGCAGGTCACCGACGGCGTCGACGCCTCGAACCTCACCGTCGTCATCACAG GAGGACCTAGCGGCATCGGCCTGGAGACGTCGAGGGTCTTGGCCCTGAGAGGAGCCCATGTCATCATCGCGGCGAGGAACACGGAGGCCGCGTCGGAGGCGAAGAAGAGCATAACGGAGGCGAACCCAGCCGCCCGGGTCGACGTTCTGAAGCTCGACCTCAGCTCCCTCAAGTCCGTCAGGGCCTTCGCCGAGCAGTTCAACTCCATGAACCTCCCTCTCAACATCTTGAT AAACAATGCAGGTGTGATGTTCTGTCCCTTCCAGCTCTCCGAAGATGGGGTCGAGATGCAGTTCGCAACCAATCATCTTG GTCACTTTCTGCTGACCAACCTGCTGCTTGATAACATGAAAGCCACTGCTGAGTCTACGGGCATCGAGGGCCGCATCGTGAATCTGTCATCGATCGCCCACGAACATACTTATCCGAAGGGGATTCAATTCGATACACTCAATGACAAGAAAAC ATTCGACAGAAGGTCGGCCTATGGACAATCCAAGCTTGCGAACATACTACACGCTAAAGAGCTCTCTAGACGGCTCAAG GAGGAAGGAGCTAACATCACGGTTAATTCCCTTCATCCTGGAGTAATCATGACCAATTTGATGAGGCACTCCTATGCTGTCATGA TTGCCACCTGCTTGATCTGGAAGAATGTACCCCAG GGAGCAGCAACTACCTGCTATGTAGGGCTCAGCCATCAGCTGAAGGGAATCACAGGCAAATACTTTGCTGACTGCAACGAGGAGAAGACGAGCAAATTGGGAGAGAGCGACGTCTTGGCGAAGCAACTCTGGGAGTTCAGCGAAGAGCTGGTCAAGTCTGCGAGTCAGATCTAA
- the LOC123107316 gene encoding short-chain dehydrogenase TIC 32 B, chloroplastic-like isoform X1 yields the protein MGLLSLITGRPGASGFGSASTAEQVTDGVDASNLTVVITGGPSGIGLETSRVLALRGAHVIIAARNTEAASEAKKSITEANPAARVDVLKLDLSSLKSVRAFAEQFNSMNLPLNILINNAGVMFCPFQLSEDGVEMQFATNHLGHFLLTNLLLDNMKATAESTGIEGRIVNLSSIAHEHTYPKGIQFDTLNDKKTYGSAYGQSKLANILHAKELSRRLKEEGANITVNSLHPGVIMTNLMRHSYAVMKAIQVATCLIWKNVPQGAATTCYVGLSHQLKGITGKYFADCNEEKTSKLGESDVLAKQLWEFSEELVKSASQI from the exons ATGGGTCTCCTGTCGCTCATCACCGGCAGGCCGGGCGCCAGCGGGTTCGGGTCGGCGTCCACGGCGGAGCAGGTCACCGACGGCGTCGACGCCTCGAACCTCACCGTCGTCATCACAG GAGGACCTAGCGGCATCGGCCTGGAGACGTCGAGGGTCTTGGCCCTGAGAGGAGCCCATGTCATCATCGCGGCGAGGAACACGGAGGCCGCGTCGGAGGCGAAGAAGAGCATAACGGAGGCGAACCCAGCCGCCCGGGTCGACGTTCTGAAGCTCGACCTCAGCTCCCTCAAGTCCGTCAGGGCCTTCGCCGAGCAGTTCAACTCCATGAACCTCCCTCTCAACATCTTGAT AAACAATGCAGGTGTGATGTTCTGTCCCTTCCAGCTCTCCGAAGATGGGGTCGAGATGCAGTTCGCAACCAATCATCTTG GTCACTTTCTGCTGACCAACCTGCTGCTTGATAACATGAAAGCCACTGCTGAGTCTACGGGCATCGAGGGCCGCATCGTGAATCTGTCATCGATCGCCCACGAACATACTTATCCGAAGGGGATTCAATTCGATACACTCAATGACAAGAAAACGTATGG GTCGGCCTATGGACAATCCAAGCTTGCGAACATACTACACGCTAAAGAGCTCTCTAGACGGCTCAAG GAGGAAGGAGCTAACATCACGGTTAATTCCCTTCATCCTGGAGTAATCATGACCAATTTGATGAGGCACTCCTATGCTGTCATGA AGGCAATTCAAGTTGCCACCTGCTTGATCTGGAAGAATGTACCCCAG GGAGCAGCAACTACCTGCTATGTAGGGCTCAGCCATCAGCTGAAGGGAATCACAGGCAAATACTTTGCTGACTGCAACGAGGAGAAGACGAGCAAATTGGGAGAGAGCGACGTCTTGGCGAAGCAACTCTGGGAGTTCAGCGAAGAGCTGGTCAAGTCTGCGAGTCAGATCTAA
- the LOC123107317 gene encoding uncharacterized protein: MGPPPRDVVVISSDEDEGSRRSSVSPGSLGRVALLGESLPPVPVPRRKKGKSRGVRARKDNDDEEEDDDCVILDGDPDGPAVVVGAKGRGAGDGASDEVEIVAVKGKIACKDFPHPRHLCSELPFSTTPHPKHCKMCYCYVCDAPAPCKSWGKGLLNGDHCHATDKDTKWETLRQSFKRNFELGKEATVSAGNLPYGFDTERLRQLFRSFTTREQARVVDRGTGFDIDRLGQLFRSFTTREQARVVDRETG, translated from the exons ATGGGCCCGCCGCCGCGCGACGTGGTGGTGATCAGCTCCGACGAGGACGAGGGCTCCCGGAGGTCGTCTGTCTCGCCCGGCTCCCTCGGACGGGTCGCGTTGCTCGGGGAATCGCTGCCGCCGGTGCCAGTGCcgcggaggaagaagggcaagtccCGCGGCGTTCGCGCCAGAAAggacaacgacgacgaggaggaggacgacgactgcgTGATCCTGGACGGCGACCCTGACGGGCCGGCTGTGGTTGTGGGCGCCAAGGGGAGGGGCGCGGGGGACGGCGCGTCAGACGAGGTGGAGATCGTCGCGGTCAAAGGCAAG ATAGCGTGCAAGGATTTCCCTCACCCGCGGCATTTATGTTCTGAATTGCCCTTTAGCACCACTCCTCACCCAAAGCATTGTAAAATG TGCTACTGTTATGTGTGTGATGCTCCAGCTCCATGCAAGAGTTGGGGCAAAGGGCTCTTGAATGGTGATCATTGTCATGCCACCGACAAGGACACAAAGTGGGAAACACTGAGGCAATCATTCAAGCGCAACTTTGAGCTGGGCAAGGAGGCCACTGTGTCCGCTGGGAACCTACCCTATGGCTTTGACACCGAGCGCCTTCGCCAGCTCTTCAG ATCATTTACGACAAGGGAACAGGCAAGAGTTGTGGACAGGGGAACTGGTTTTGACATCGATCGCCTTGGCCAGCTCTTCAG ATCATTTACGACAAGGGAACAGGCAAGAGTTGTGGACAGGGAAACTGGCTGA